The DNA sequence AAGAGCGCCTTGATGGCGCTCTTTTCACATCAGCAGACCCGTTATCAGGCTTTCAGTGCCTGATCCAGATCTTCCAGAATATCTTCAATCGCTTCAATACCGACTGACAGACGGATCATTTCCGGTTTGACGCCGGCTTTCGCCTGTTCTTCCAGAGTCATCTGACGATGAGTGGTAGAAGCCGGATGACAGGCCAGTGACTTGGCATCACCGATGTTGACCAGACGTTTAAAGATCTTCAGCGCGTCATAGAAACGAACCCCGGCTTCATAACCCTCTTTCAGACCGAAGGAGAGGATCGCCGATGGTGTGCCATTCATGTATTTCTGCGCCAGCGCATGATGCGGATGATTTGGCAGACCGGCATAGCTAACCCAGGCTACTTTGGCATGATTTTGCAGAAATTCAGCGACTTTCCGGGCGTTTTCAACATGACGTTCCATACGCAGCGATAAAGTTTCCAGCCCCTGCAGCAGCAGGAAGGCGTTCATCGGCGACAGAGTTGAACCAGTATTGCGCAGCGGTACGGTGCGGGCGCGGGCAATGAAAGCTGCCGGACCGAATGTTTCGGTATATACGACACCATGATAAGACGCTTCAGGTTTACTGAATTGCGGAAAACGCTCGGCATGTTCCGCCCATGGGAATTTACCGGAATCGACAATGACGCCACCCAGCGAATTACCATGGCCACCGACATATTTAGTGATGGAGTGCACCACAATATCAGCACCAAACTGGATTGGTTTACACAGCACGGGTGATGCAACCGTATTATCCACTACCAGCGGTACGCCTTTGGCGTGCGCAACGCGGGCCAGCCCTTCCAGATCAACGATGTTACCTGCCGGGTTGCCGATACTTTCGCAATACACCGCTTTGGTTTTGTCATCAATCAGCTCAGCAATCGCTTCCGGCGAATCGTCACGGGCAAAACGCACATCGACCCCAAAACTTGGGAACATGTGCGCGAACAGTGTGTAGGTACCGCCATACAGTTGCGGCGTCGAAACAATGTTGTCACCGGCACGGGTCAGGGTCTGAATGGCGTAGTTGATCGCAGCACTACCGGCTGAAACGACTAATCCCGCAATACCACCTTCCAGTGCGGCCAGACGTTTTTCCAGCACATCATTGGTCGGATTCATAATGCGGGTATAGATGTTGCCCGGAACTTCCAGATTGAACAGATCCGCGCCATGCTGGGCATTATCGAATTCGTAAGCTACGGTCTGATAGATAGGAACGGCTACGGACTTGGTAGTCGGATCATTCTGGAAGCCATGGTGCAGCGCCAGTGTTGCGTCTTTCATGAGAAATCGTCCTTGTCACAATGAAATGAGAAATAATGCTCAATCTAACTGCTGCTGTTTGGCGCTGTAAAGTCATCAATCCGGGAAATGGTAGATTACGTTGAGCTGGCGCTTTTCCCGGTGCGCTCGCTGCACAGTTTTTTTTGATAGAAACCGGTGGGTAAGCATGGCGATAGTTGGCCTATCGCCTGATCACCGGCTCTTCTTCCGCAGAAGAAAGTGAATGATTTTTTTGGGGCAAGCGGCGGAAAATCAGCGTTGCCAGCATGCTGAGGCAACCCACCGTGATATAGGTATCATGAAACGCGGAGAGGATTTCTGCCTGCTGGCTGCTATTGGCCTGTAAGCCCTTCAGCACGGTGCCACTACCATAGAACAAAGCGAATAAAGTGGCTGATATTGCGACCCCCAGACTCATGGACAGTTGCATCACCACCGACAACAAACTGTTGCCGCTGCTGGCTTCTTCCCGCTCAAGTTCGCTTAAGGTCAGCGTATTCATCGCGGTAAACTGCATGGAATTGAATACGCCGAGCAAAGCGAGATAAAGCAGTAATAACGCATAGGGCGTTTCGTTGCTCACGGAAGAAAAACCGGCGATCAGGGCTCCGAGCAGCAGGGTATTCAGCATTAATACCGGCCGGAAACCCAGACGCCTTACCACCCAGTTTGCCAGTAATTTGGTACTCATTGCGCCGAGTGCAATCGGGACCATGGTGAGGCCGGCATGTGTCGGATTGAAGCCAAGTGCCACTTGTAAAAACAGCGGTGTGAGAAAAGGGATCGCACCACTGCCCAGGCGGGCGATCAGGTTACCCAGAATACCGATACGGAAGCTGGTGATTTTGAACAGAGCCCGGCTGAACAGCGCATGCGGATGACGCTGGCTGTGCCAGAAATAGGTATACAGCCCCAGTGCCCCCGGAATAGCCAGTAACAGGAATGAGGTGACGCTGGCGTCAGGTTCACCCAGCCGCTGAATAGCGATCGACAACAACACGACGCCACTGCTGAAGAACAAGTACCCTTTCCAGTCAAAGGAGGCGGTCTTTTCCCGGATATTGGGCATAAAGAAAAATGCCAGCACACAGCCTATCAGGCCGATCGGCAGGTTGATTAAGAAGATCCATTGCCAGGTCGCATGTTCCACCAGCAAACCACCCAGTAACGGGCCGATTAACGGACCAATCAGGCCGGGGATCACCACCATCGACATGGCGCTCAGAAATTCTTCTTTGGGAAACACGCGCAATATCGTGAGTCGCCCTACCGGCACCAGCAGGGCACCGCCAACCCCCTGGATGATGCGTGCTATCACCATCTGTGACAATGACGTGGATTCCGCACAGAAAAGCGAACCGGCGGTGAACAGAAAAATAGAGAACAGGAAGACATGACGGGTGCCAAAACGGTCGGCCAGCCAGCCGGAGGCCGGGATCAGCATGGCGACAGTCAGCATATAACTGATGATAGCAGCCTGCATCTGCAGAGGACTTTCGTGAAAATCTGCGGCGATAGCTGGTAAGGCGGTATTCAGAATCGTGCCGTCGAGTGCCTGCATAAAGAAGCCGACGGCCGCGAGCCAGGGGAGGATGCGTTTTTCTTTAGCTGTGACCTGATACTTCGTCAAAAACGCACCTCTGGAATCAAAAACGGATTAACGCGTTTTTCCACCGTGGAAGACTTTCTCCAACCGCGCCTGAATCAGTTCCAGCAGGAAAGAGAGAATCCAGTAAATCACTGCCGCCGTGATTAGCATTTCCATGTAGCGGTAGGCTGAACGGCCGTAGCTTTGGGCCAGAAACATGATTTCCCATAAGCCCATCACTGAAACCAGTGACGAGTCTTTCAGCATCGCAATGAACATCGCCATGCCCGGCGGGATCGCTACTTTCATTGATTGTGGCAGGATCACTTTCAGGAAAGTCTGGTGTTTTTTAAGCCCCAGCGCCATGGCGGCTTCCCATTGACCACGCGGGATGGCCACGATCGCAGAACGGAAAATTTCGCTCAGGTAGGCGCCATAACAAAGTGCCAGCGCGATAATGCCGGATGGTATTGCCGTCGGAATCGGGCCAATTTGCGGCAGCCCCTGATAGATCAGCAATACCTGCAGCAGCAACGGGGTGCCGCGGAAAAACGATGTATAGAAAGTTGATATTCCATAGGCGAGAGGATTCAGACTCAGACGCCCCAGCGCTGCCAATAAGCCGAGGATCACGGAAGCCAGCATGGCTATCACGCAGACATAAATGGTCAGCGGGACACCCTGAATAAAACCATCAGGGGAGAGATGCAGGCCCGCCAGGAAAGGCAGCTTTTCCCATACATAGGCCATATCGAGATCGAATTTGGCAATAAACCAGATAAAGCCGATCATCAGCGCCAGCCAGACCAGCGTTACCTGCCACTTAAATTTGCTGGTCATGATGGTGTTGCGGTTCAATGAGAAATCCTTTCAGGTGGAGTCTATAGGAAAGGCGCTAGTTTAGCGGAATACATCACAAAATGCAGTTAACAAAGCATAAACAAGGGCGAAAACTCGCCCTTGTTTCGTAGTTTGACTAGCGGTTTTAATTAGCGGGAAATATCAGTACCGATCCATTTCACGGTGATTTTTTGCAGTGTGCCGTCTTTGCGCATGTCGTCAAAAATCTTCACGACCGTATCACGCCACTCTTTGTCACCCTTGTCGATCGCTACCCAGTTCGGGTCTTCAAACAGTGGTTCACCGACAATCTTGAATTTGCCCGGCATTTTACTGATACGTTCATTGGCGGTAACCAGGTTGGAAACCAGACCGTCAATACGTTTGCCAGCACCCAGTGACAGATCCTGATATTCCAGATCTTCGCTGCCATATGGCATTACCTGTACGGCCTTGAATGGATAAGTCACCGGTTTGGCACCGTAGCCTTCCATTTTCAGTGTCTGATTCAGATAACGCTCATAAGAGCCGCCCTGCTGAGCTGCAATTTTTTTGCCTTCCATATCAGCAAGTTTGGTCAATGGATTGCCGTTAACAGAGGTAACCAGTACAGCTGGTGAACTGTAGTAATGTGTCACGAAATCCAGGGAGCGGGCGCGTTGTGCATCGGGCGTCATGGAGCAGATACAGATATCCCAGCGTCCACGCCAGTTACCCGCAGTTGTCACTTCCCAGGCCGGCGTTTCGATTTTGGCCTTAACGCCCAGACGGCGGGCAAATTCTTTCGTCAGGTCGACGTCCATGCCGTCCATTTCATTTTTATCATTCAGAAACGAGTAGGGTGGATAAGCCTGATCCATAACGCCGATCAGTTCGCCACGCTCTTTGATGCGATCCAGTGTTTCACCAGCTACCGAAGCATGGCTGATCGTCACAGATCCTGCCAGAAGCAGTAAAGTTTGCAGTGTTTTGTATTGCATCATTATTCCCTAAGGGTGAGTAAACGTACATAATCTGAAATGCATTTACAGAAGGCAATAGCAATGGTTACCGGAATCATGATTTATTCATTGGTATGACGATTGCTATGCAATTTATAAATGTCCGCTAAACGACCCGGCTCAGGTTCATATCCTGGTGTGTCGCGCGTTTACTGCTCTTAATTTACATATTTATTTTTTGCGGAGAGATTTATGGTTGCAAGTATGGCCAGTGCATTGGCTCGTAATTTTTTGGGAAGCACCCCCCGATGGTACAAAATGACCATCGTGATGTTTCTGATCATTAACCCTTTTATCGTTGCGTTAAATCCATTTGTTGCCGGCTGGCTGCTGGTGGCGGAATTTATCTTTACCCTCAGTATGGCATTGAAATGCTATCCATTATTGCCGGGCGGCCTGCTGGCGCTGGAAGCGGTGTTTTCAGGTCTAACATCGGCTGAGCAGGTGAAACATGAGCTCAGTGCGAACCTTGAAGTACTGCTATTGCTGATGTTTATGGTAGCCGGCATTTACTTTGTCCGTCAGTTGTTACTGTATGTTTTCACTAAACTGTTAATTTCTGTCCGCTCCAAAATTGCACTTTCGCTGGCATTTTCAGTGATGGCTGCTTTTCTGTCGGCGTTTCTTGATGCGCTGACGGTGGTTGCGGTGGTCATCAGTATCTCTGTCGGTTTCTATTCTGTTTATCACAAATATGTCTCAACTCATCCGGAACATGACATTAATAACGATGACAGTATTCATAAACAGCATCACGCCGATCTGGAGCAGTTCCGGGCGTTTCTGCGCAGTCTGCTGATGCATGCGGCGGTAGGTACGGCCCTGGGTGGTGTCTGTACGCTGGTCGGCGAACCACAAAACCTGATTAT is a window from the Tolumonas auensis DSM 9187 genome containing:
- the mdtD gene encoding multidrug transporter subunit MdtD; translated protein: MTKYQVTAKEKRILPWLAAVGFFMQALDGTILNTALPAIAADFHESPLQMQAAIISYMLTVAMLIPASGWLADRFGTRHVFLFSIFLFTAGSLFCAESTSLSQMVIARIIQGVGGALLVPVGRLTILRVFPKEEFLSAMSMVVIPGLIGPLIGPLLGGLLVEHATWQWIFLINLPIGLIGCVLAFFFMPNIREKTASFDWKGYLFFSSGVVLLSIAIQRLGEPDASVTSFLLLAIPGALGLYTYFWHSQRHPHALFSRALFKITSFRIGILGNLIARLGSGAIPFLTPLFLQVALGFNPTHAGLTMVPIALGAMSTKLLANWVVRRLGFRPVLMLNTLLLGALIAGFSSVSNETPYALLLLYLALLGVFNSMQFTAMNTLTLSELEREEASSGNSLLSVVMQLSMSLGVAISATLFALFYGSGTVLKGLQANSSQQAEILSAFHDTYITVGCLSMLATLIFRRLPQKNHSLSSAEEEPVIRR
- a CDS encoding amino acid ABC transporter permease produces the protein MNRNTIMTSKFKWQVTLVWLALMIGFIWFIAKFDLDMAYVWEKLPFLAGLHLSPDGFIQGVPLTIYVCVIAMLASVILGLLAALGRLSLNPLAYGISTFYTSFFRGTPLLLQVLLIYQGLPQIGPIPTAIPSGIIALALCYGAYLSEIFRSAIVAIPRGQWEAAMALGLKKHQTFLKVILPQSMKVAIPPGMAMFIAMLKDSSLVSVMGLWEIMFLAQSYGRSAYRYMEMLITAAVIYWILSFLLELIQARLEKVFHGGKTR
- a CDS encoding transporter substrate-binding domain-containing protein, with product MQYKTLQTLLLLAGSVTISHASVAGETLDRIKERGELIGVMDQAYPPYSFLNDKNEMDGMDVDLTKEFARRLGVKAKIETPAWEVTTAGNWRGRWDICICSMTPDAQRARSLDFVTHYYSSPAVLVTSVNGNPLTKLADMEGKKIAAQQGGSYERYLNQTLKMEGYGAKPVTYPFKAVQVMPYGSEDLEYQDLSLGAGKRIDGLVSNLVTANERISKMPGKFKIVGEPLFEDPNWVAIDKGDKEWRDTVVKIFDDMRKDGTLQKITVKWIGTDISR
- a CDS encoding O-acetylhomoserine aminocarboxypropyltransferase/cysteine synthase family protein; protein product: MKDATLALHHGFQNDPTTKSVAVPIYQTVAYEFDNAQHGADLFNLEVPGNIYTRIMNPTNDVLEKRLAALEGGIAGLVVSAGSAAINYAIQTLTRAGDNIVSTPQLYGGTYTLFAHMFPSFGVDVRFARDDSPEAIAELIDDKTKAVYCESIGNPAGNIVDLEGLARVAHAKGVPLVVDNTVASPVLCKPIQFGADIVVHSITKYVGGHGNSLGGVIVDSGKFPWAEHAERFPQFSKPEASYHGVVYTETFGPAAFIARARTVPLRNTGSTLSPMNAFLLLQGLETLSLRMERHVENARKVAEFLQNHAKVAWVSYAGLPNHPHHALAQKYMNGTPSAILSFGLKEGYEAGVRFYDALKIFKRLVNIGDAKSLACHPASTTHRQMTLEEQAKAGVKPEMIRLSVGIEAIEDILEDLDQALKA